A single genomic interval of Amycolatopsis albispora harbors:
- a CDS encoding alpha/beta hydrolase produces MRRSLAVVLTAASVVVLAPQAQAAEAAPQWAPCADSPQLLCAKLTVPLDHRNPAGEQLELAISRLPSAKPAQRRGVLLLNPGGPGGPGLSMPADLAAAGLPASVLDTYDLIGFDPRGVGQSSPVTCDLRPDQLVSNVPPYAKDAADVASRAQVAQGLAQQCAASVSGPRLPFITTANTARDMDLIREALGEPKISYFGGSYGSYLGAVYATLFPERTDRIVLDSATGTGGLDPAGARRLGQGMEDRFPDFARWAADRDGTYELGRKPREVKAKYFELAAKLDADPVAGIDGALFRHLTFGALYGDANFPVLAQQWQALDRADAPATTAAAVDLGNLLSSQLYVVCGDSDWPEEVRTYQRNVEQDRKRYPMFGAASANIWPCAFWAAEPAEPPVRITDAGPSTVLIVQNRRDPATPLAGAREMRRALGDRARMVTVDQGGHGAYLSENACANNTVTRFLVDGTRPHHDVACGADRSAFSGLGDEQRQARERAYAKVHEHPAV; encoded by the coding sequence ATGCGAAGATCTCTGGCAGTCGTGCTGACGGCGGCTTCGGTGGTGGTGCTGGCACCGCAGGCCCAGGCGGCGGAGGCGGCACCGCAGTGGGCGCCGTGCGCGGATTCGCCGCAGCTGCTGTGCGCGAAGCTGACCGTTCCGCTGGACCACCGCAACCCCGCCGGTGAGCAGCTCGAACTGGCGATTTCCCGGCTCCCCAGCGCAAAACCGGCCCAGCGGCGCGGTGTGCTGCTGCTCAACCCCGGCGGTCCGGGCGGCCCGGGGCTGAGCATGCCCGCCGATCTCGCGGCGGCCGGGCTGCCGGCGAGCGTGCTCGACACCTACGACCTGATCGGCTTCGACCCGCGTGGCGTCGGCCAGAGTTCGCCGGTCACCTGTGATCTGCGGCCGGACCAGCTGGTCAGCAACGTGCCGCCGTACGCGAAGGACGCCGCCGACGTGGCGTCCAGGGCCCAGGTCGCGCAGGGGCTCGCGCAGCAGTGCGCCGCTTCGGTTTCCGGGCCGCGGTTGCCGTTCATCACCACCGCGAACACCGCGCGCGACATGGACCTGATCCGCGAAGCCCTCGGCGAGCCGAAGATCTCGTACTTCGGCGGTTCGTACGGCAGTTATCTCGGTGCCGTCTACGCCACGCTGTTCCCCGAGCGCACCGACCGGATCGTGCTGGACAGCGCGACCGGCACCGGCGGGCTCGACCCGGCCGGCGCGCGTCGCCTCGGCCAGGGCATGGAAGACCGCTTCCCGGACTTCGCGCGCTGGGCGGCCGATCGCGACGGCACCTACGAACTCGGCCGGAAACCGCGTGAGGTCAAGGCGAAGTACTTCGAACTGGCCGCGAAGCTCGACGCCGACCCGGTGGCCGGGATCGATGGCGCGTTGTTCCGCCACCTGACCTTCGGCGCTCTCTACGGGGACGCGAACTTCCCGGTCCTCGCCCAGCAGTGGCAGGCGCTGGACCGCGCCGACGCACCGGCCACCACCGCGGCCGCGGTGGACCTGGGAAACCTTCTGTCCTCGCAGCTGTACGTGGTGTGCGGTGACAGCGACTGGCCGGAGGAGGTCCGGACCTACCAGCGCAACGTCGAGCAGGACCGCAAGCGCTACCCGATGTTCGGCGCGGCCTCGGCGAACATCTGGCCGTGTGCGTTCTGGGCGGCCGAACCGGCCGAGCCGCCGGTGCGGATCACCGATGCGGGACCGTCCACTGTGCTCATCGTGCAGAACCGGCGCGACCCGGCGACGCCGCTGGCCGGGGCACGCGAGATGCGCCGTGCGCTCGGTGACCGCGCCCGGATGGTGACCGTCGACCAGGGCGGGCACGGCGCGTACCTGTCGGAGAACGCCTGCGCGAACAACACGGTCACCCGGTTCCTGGTGGACGGCACGCGCCCGCACCACGACGTCGCGTGCGGGGCCGACCGGTCGGCGTTCAGCGGGCTGGGCGACGAACAGCGGCAGGCCCGCGAGCGCGCGTACGCGAAGGTGCACGAGCACCCCGCGGTCTAG
- a CDS encoding ArsR/SmtB family transcription factor produces MGHGVEGRAAPPASLDAEGAAAVAATLQALATPSRLLILTTLRHGACSVAELAEAVGMEQSAVSHQLRLLRTLNLVTGRRQGRSVVYSLYDSHVAMLLDEAVFHVEHIRMGLREFLA; encoded by the coding sequence ATGGGACACGGGGTCGAGGGCCGCGCGGCACCTCCGGCGTCACTGGACGCCGAGGGCGCGGCGGCCGTCGCGGCCACGCTGCAGGCGCTGGCCACCCCGTCCCGGCTGCTCATCCTGACCACGCTGCGCCACGGCGCCTGCTCGGTGGCCGAGCTGGCGGAGGCGGTGGGCATGGAGCAGTCCGCGGTCTCGCACCAGCTCCGCCTGCTGCGCACGCTGAACCTGGTCACCGGCAGGCGCCAGGGCCGCAGCGTGGTCTACAGCCTCTACGACAGCCACGTCGCGATGCTGCTCGACGAGGCGGTGTTCCACGTCGAGCACATCCGCATGGGGCTGCGGGAGTTCCTGGCCTGA
- a CDS encoding SsgA family sporulation/cell division regulator, with protein sequence MNDAVHQHQFVSLSDADAPVLSRFSYSAAEPFGVVLSFQAGDGTWVEWSFARDLLIAGLIGPVGEGDVRIRPELARDEQFLAVEFESPGGYAVVELLRVDVETFIDAAAAIVPIGAEEAFFDVDALIEELTDA encoded by the coding sequence ATGAACGACGCCGTACACCAGCACCAGTTCGTGTCCCTCAGCGACGCGGACGCGCCCGTGCTCTCCCGCTTCTCGTACTCGGCGGCGGAGCCGTTCGGGGTCGTTCTGTCCTTCCAGGCGGGCGACGGCACCTGGGTCGAGTGGAGCTTCGCCCGTGACCTGCTGATCGCCGGCCTGATCGGCCCGGTCGGCGAGGGCGACGTCCGGATCCGGCCCGAGCTGGCGCGCGACGAGCAGTTCCTCGCCGTGGAGTTCGAGTCACCCGGCGGTTACGCGGTGGTGGAACTGCTGCGCGTGGACGTGGAAACCTTCATCGACGCCGCGGCCGCCATCGTGCCGATCGGCGCCGAAGAAGCCTTCTTCGACGTGGATGCCCTCATCGAAGAACTCACCGACGCCTGA
- a CDS encoding ABC-F family ATP-binding cassette domain-containing protein, whose product MSATLLARDLAAGHGDRVLFSGLDLVVAPGDVVGLVGANGAGKSTLLRTLAGLVPPEQGTIRLNPPSATVGHLPQEPERRQGETVRQFLARRTGVAEAQHALDEATEALTEGRPGADDAYATALDRWLALGGADLEDRAADVVADVGLDVGLDQAMTALSGGQAARAGMASLLLSRYDIFLLDEPTNDLDLDGLDRLEKFVAGLRAGTVLVSHDREFLARTVTRVVELDFAQQQVNSYGGGYESYLEERAIARRHAREEYEEYADTRAALEARARTQRNWMDKGVRNARRKSSDGDKMAKKFRADATEKQASKVKQTERMIERLDAVEEPRKEWELRMEIAAAPRSGAVVATARAAVVRRGGFTLGPVDLQLDWADRVAITGANGAGKSTLLAALLGRIEPDEGQCALGSGVVVGEVDQARKLFFGEETLLDAFAAEVPDLVPADVRTLLAKFGLKAAHVLRPATSLSPGERTRAALALLQARGVNLLVLDEPTNHLDLPAIEQLESALASYSGTLLLVTHDRRMLDAVEVTRRLEVAEGRVTER is encoded by the coding sequence ATGAGTGCGACTCTTCTCGCCAGGGACCTGGCCGCCGGGCACGGCGATCGTGTGCTGTTCTCCGGGCTCGACCTGGTGGTCGCCCCCGGCGACGTGGTGGGCCTGGTCGGGGCGAACGGCGCAGGCAAGTCGACGCTGCTGCGCACGCTGGCCGGGCTGGTGCCGCCGGAGCAGGGCACGATCCGGCTGAACCCGCCGAGCGCGACCGTCGGGCACCTGCCGCAGGAACCGGAACGCCGCCAGGGGGAGACCGTGCGGCAGTTCCTGGCCCGCCGCACCGGCGTCGCCGAAGCGCAGCACGCGCTCGACGAGGCGACCGAGGCGCTCACCGAGGGCAGGCCGGGCGCCGACGACGCCTACGCCACCGCGCTGGACCGCTGGCTCGCGCTCGGTGGTGCCGACCTGGAGGACCGCGCCGCCGACGTGGTCGCCGACGTGGGCCTGGACGTCGGGCTGGACCAGGCGATGACGGCGCTCTCCGGCGGGCAGGCCGCCCGCGCGGGCATGGCGTCGCTGCTGCTCAGCCGCTACGACATCTTCCTGCTCGACGAGCCGACCAACGACCTGGACCTCGACGGGCTCGACCGGCTGGAGAAGTTCGTCGCCGGGCTGCGCGCGGGCACCGTGCTGGTCAGCCACGACCGCGAGTTCCTGGCCCGGACGGTGACGCGCGTGGTCGAGCTGGATTTCGCGCAGCAGCAGGTGAATTCCTACGGCGGCGGTTACGAGTCCTATTTGGAGGAACGCGCCATCGCGCGGCGGCACGCGCGCGAGGAGTACGAGGAGTACGCCGACACGCGCGCGGCGCTCGAAGCGCGGGCGCGGACCCAGCGCAACTGGATGGACAAGGGCGTGCGCAACGCGCGCCGGAAGTCCTCCGACGGCGACAAGATGGCGAAGAAGTTCCGCGCGGACGCCACCGAGAAGCAGGCGTCGAAGGTCAAGCAGACCGAGCGGATGATCGAGCGCCTGGACGCGGTGGAGGAGCCCCGCAAGGAGTGGGAGCTGCGGATGGAGATCGCCGCCGCGCCGCGGTCGGGCGCGGTGGTCGCCACCGCGCGGGCGGCGGTGGTGCGGCGGGGCGGGTTCACCCTAGGGCCGGTGGACCTCCAGCTCGACTGGGCCGACCGGGTGGCGATCACCGGCGCGAACGGCGCGGGCAAGTCCACCCTGCTGGCCGCGCTGCTCGGCCGGATCGAACCGGACGAGGGGCAGTGCGCGCTCGGTTCCGGCGTGGTCGTCGGTGAGGTGGACCAGGCGCGCAAGCTGTTCTTCGGCGAAGAAACCCTGCTCGACGCGTTCGCCGCCGAGGTGCCGGACCTGGTGCCCGCCGACGTCCGGACGCTGCTGGCGAAGTTCGGCCTGAAGGCGGCGCACGTGCTGCGCCCGGCGACGAGCCTTTCCCCGGGCGAGCGCACCCGCGCGGCGCTGGCGCTGCTCCAGGCGCGCGGGGTGAACCTGCTGGTGCTCGACGAGCCGACCAACCACCTGGACCTGCCGGCGATCGAGCAGCTGGAGTCGGCGCTGGCGTCCTACTCCGGCACGCTGCTGCTGGTCACGCACGACCGCCGCATGTTGGACGCCGTAGAGGTGACCCGGCGCCTCGAAGTGGCCGAGGGCCGGGTCACCGAACGCTGA
- a CDS encoding transcriptional regulator, translating to MSATELLASVQAELAPRDRENRLVPLITAGEAPRSVFATIAAEELRIVRSDWRSCLTLAARSEEPAVREFFADLAAGERLALGKLPALAAAAGLDDAALDAYEPQAGCQAYPAYFAWLALNGEPSDVVIALYSNFAAWGSYCAAITGAMREQYGFDDEACAFFDFFATPAPGADEQAAAAVQTGLDAGRGDREARRYARLFQSYELMFWNTLADQPG from the coding sequence ATGAGCGCAACGGAGCTGCTGGCCTCGGTCCAGGCCGAACTGGCCCCGCGCGACCGCGAGAACAGGCTGGTCCCGCTGATCACCGCCGGCGAGGCGCCGCGCTCGGTCTTCGCCACCATCGCCGCCGAGGAACTGCGCATTGTGCGCAGCGACTGGCGCAGCTGCCTCACCCTCGCCGCGCGCAGCGAAGAGCCCGCCGTGCGGGAGTTCTTCGCCGACCTCGCCGCCGGTGAACGGCTCGCCCTCGGCAAGCTGCCCGCGCTCGCGGCCGCCGCCGGGCTGGACGATGCCGCGCTCGACGCCTACGAACCGCAGGCCGGGTGCCAGGCCTACCCGGCGTACTTCGCCTGGCTCGCGCTCAACGGCGAACCGTCCGATGTGGTCATCGCGCTCTACTCGAACTTCGCCGCCTGGGGCAGTTACTGCGCGGCGATCACCGGCGCGATGCGCGAGCAGTACGGCTTCGACGACGAGGCGTGTGCCTTCTTCGACTTCTTCGCCACCCCCGCGCCGGGCGCCGACGAGCAGGCCGCCGCGGCTGTCCAAACCGGACTCGACGCGGGCCGCGGTGATCGTGAGGCCCGTCGCTACGCCCGCCTGTTCCAGAGCTACGAGCTGATGTTCTGGAACACGCTGGCCGATCAGCCCGGCTGA
- a CDS encoding diguanylate cyclase, with the protein MGYLLAGGLTVAAYYTTVRTGGPPALRVTLYCLVSASAAAAVLFGCVRNRPRSWLPWVLLGLSQVIYAAADANFYVTHFILADTSFPAVADVLYLSHYPLVVAGLVLLIRRRNAGRDVPSLLDAALLAVVAGMLSWLYLIGPQAEAHSPVLVKVASVAYPMMDLAMFAVAVRLILGRGRRNTAFVLLSTNLLAFFAADSVYVFQQLNQTYAAGNFLDAFWLSGNLALGAAALHPTMARIADPGAAPDRGPGPLRITALCAAALIAPATLLVQYANGAYSSIPVVGCACAILFVLTIARLAGLVSEQRRLAITDGLTGLRTRRFFEAELPAEIARARRAGTPLAVLIADVDHFKSINDRYGHPAGDRVLVEIGRRLRHATRDTDILARYGGEEFALLIRGTGGEEPAVIGERIRRAVADSPIDIDDGHRPIEVTISVGTASFPLHGKTPADLVGAADRALYAAKNRGRDRVVDWPAEEPDSDAGITYLQRIADEVDGWLSTREHGRAVGRWAALVAEELGRSPASVRLAELAGRLHDVGKILIPKEIWEKRGPLTADEWAQVRQHPVYGYRLVLAVPGLGEVADVIRQHHERFDGEGYPDRLAGTAIRFEARILAVCDSWAAMLADRPYQRARTEAEAERELLDGRGSQFDPQVVAAFLGLRARGALGALPRANAAQPG; encoded by the coding sequence GTGGGGTATCTGCTGGCCGGCGGGCTCACCGTGGCCGCCTACTACACCACCGTGCGCACCGGCGGCCCGCCCGCCCTGCGGGTCACGCTGTACTGCCTGGTGAGCGCCTCGGCCGCGGCCGCGGTGCTGTTCGGCTGCGTGCGCAACCGGCCGCGGTCCTGGCTGCCGTGGGTGCTGCTCGGGCTGAGCCAGGTGATCTACGCCGCCGCCGACGCGAACTTCTACGTCACGCACTTCATCCTGGCCGACACCAGCTTCCCGGCCGTGGCCGACGTGCTCTACCTGTCGCACTACCCGCTGGTGGTGGCCGGGCTGGTGCTGCTGATCCGCCGCCGCAACGCCGGCCGTGACGTGCCGAGCCTGCTCGACGCCGCGCTGCTGGCGGTGGTCGCGGGCATGCTGTCGTGGCTGTACCTGATCGGGCCGCAGGCCGAGGCGCATTCACCCGTGCTGGTGAAGGTGGCGTCGGTCGCCTACCCGATGATGGACCTGGCGATGTTCGCCGTCGCGGTGCGGCTGATCCTCGGCCGGGGCCGCCGCAACACCGCCTTCGTGCTGCTGTCGACCAACCTGCTGGCCTTCTTCGCCGCCGACAGCGTGTACGTCTTCCAGCAGCTCAACCAGACCTACGCGGCGGGCAACTTCCTCGACGCCTTCTGGCTTTCCGGCAATCTCGCGCTCGGCGCCGCGGCCCTGCACCCGACCATGGCCCGGATCGCCGACCCCGGCGCGGCCCCCGACCGCGGCCCCGGCCCGCTGCGCATCACCGCATTGTGCGCGGCCGCGCTGATCGCCCCGGCGACCCTGCTGGTGCAGTACGCGAACGGTGCCTACTCCTCCATCCCGGTGGTCGGCTGCGCCTGCGCGATCCTGTTCGTGCTGACCATCGCGCGGCTGGCGGGCCTGGTCTCCGAGCAACGCAGGCTGGCCATCACCGACGGTCTCACCGGCCTGCGCACCCGGCGCTTCTTCGAGGCCGAGCTGCCCGCCGAGATCGCCCGCGCGCGGCGGGCCGGTACGCCGCTGGCGGTGCTGATCGCCGACGTCGACCACTTCAAGTCGATCAACGACCGGTACGGCCACCCCGCCGGGGACCGGGTGCTGGTGGAGATCGGCCGCCGCCTGCGCCACGCCACCAGGGACACCGACATCCTGGCCCGCTACGGCGGTGAGGAGTTCGCGCTGCTGATCCGCGGCACCGGCGGTGAGGAACCGGCGGTGATCGGCGAGCGAATCCGCCGCGCGGTGGCCGACAGCCCGATCGACATCGACGACGGGCACCGCCCCATCGAGGTCACGATCTCGGTGGGCACGGCGAGCTTTCCCTTGCACGGCAAGACACCCGCCGATCTGGTCGGCGCCGCCGACCGCGCGCTCTACGCCGCGAAGAACCGCGGCCGCGACCGGGTGGTCGACTGGCCGGCCGAGGAACCCGACTCCGACGCCGGGATCACCTATCTGCAGCGGATCGCCGACGAAGTGGACGGCTGGCTGTCCACACGGGAACACGGGCGCGCGGTGGGCCGCTGGGCCGCGCTGGTCGCGGAGGAACTGGGCCGCTCCCCCGCCAGCGTGCGGCTCGCCGAACTCGCCGGGCGACTGCACGACGTCGGGAAAATCCTGATACCCAAGGAAATCTGGGAAAAGCGCGGGCCGCTGACCGCCGACGAATGGGCGCAGGTGCGCCAGCACCCGGTCTACGGGTACCGGCTGGTGCTGGCCGTGCCGGGGCTGGGCGAGGTGGCCGACGTGATCCGCCAGCACCACGAGCGCTTCGACGGCGAGGGTTACCCGGACCGGCTCGCCGGCACCGCGATCCGGTTCGAGGCCAGGATCCTGGCGGTCTGCGACAGCTGGGCGGCGATGCTCGCCGACCGGCCGTACCAGCGCGCCCGCACCGAGGCCGAGGCCGAGCGCGAACTGCTCGACGGCCGCGGCAGCCAGTTCGACCCGCAGGTGGTGGCGGCGTTTCTCGGCCTGCGCGCCCGGGGCGCGCTCGGCGCGCTGCCCCGGGCGAACGCGGCTCAGCCGGGCTGA
- a CDS encoding anti-sigma factor family protein, with amino-acid sequence MNTGHDAQLLGAYALGALDEWEVRAVEEHVAACPRCAAELAELRRLHDALGEVPPEAMLDGPPEGGDLLLQRTLRQVRAERGGQERKRRFAVGVAAAVVAAAFLGGGVIVGQQSAPDAPEVVALPPGTKTGSGTDAATGASMTATVKPAAGWVRISTDIKGIPAGQKCRIMVVGKDGTRAEAGSWLVSPAGERDGTKLDGAALVAPDQVAAVEVENFDGKTFVSVPV; translated from the coding sequence ATGAACACGGGGCACGACGCGCAGTTGCTCGGCGCCTACGCGCTGGGCGCGCTCGACGAGTGGGAGGTGCGCGCGGTGGAGGAACACGTCGCGGCCTGCCCGCGGTGCGCCGCCGAGTTGGCCGAGCTGCGGCGGTTGCACGACGCGCTCGGCGAGGTCCCGCCGGAGGCGATGCTCGACGGCCCGCCCGAGGGCGGGGATCTGCTGCTGCAGCGCACGCTGCGGCAGGTGCGTGCGGAACGCGGCGGGCAGGAGCGCAAGCGGCGTTTCGCCGTCGGCGTGGCGGCGGCCGTGGTGGCCGCGGCGTTCCTGGGTGGCGGGGTGATCGTCGGCCAGCAGTCGGCGCCGGACGCGCCGGAGGTGGTCGCGCTGCCGCCGGGCACGAAGACCGGTTCCGGCACCGACGCGGCGACGGGCGCGAGCATGACCGCGACGGTGAAACCGGCGGCGGGCTGGGTGCGGATCAGCACCGACATCAAGGGCATTCCCGCCGGGCAGAAGTGCCGGATCATGGTGGTGGGCAAGGACGGCACGCGGGCCGAGGCCGGCAGCTGGCTGGTTTCACCGGCCGGTGAACGCGATGGGACCAAATTGGACGGTGCGGCACTGGTCGCGCCGGACCAGGTGGCCGCGGTCGAAGTGGAGAACTTCGACGGGAAGACCTTCGTCTCCGTACCGGTGTGA
- a CDS encoding sigma-70 family RNA polymerase sigma factor, translated as MAALWSRNREPAADEALIRSVYEEHGRALLAYATRLTGDRAAAEDVVQETLVRAWRNPDVLVNGKGSVRGWLLTVARNIITDRFRAKSARPPEVPEVPEKPPVQRDHADSVVDSVVVLEALDQLSADHRDVLVKIYFEGRSVSEAAAALGVAPGTVKSRSHYALRTLRNTSLGRQLALKGVAG; from the coding sequence ATGGCGGCGTTGTGGTCCCGGAACCGGGAACCCGCGGCCGACGAGGCGCTGATCCGATCGGTCTACGAGGAGCACGGCCGCGCACTGCTGGCCTACGCGACCCGCCTGACCGGGGACCGGGCGGCCGCGGAGGACGTGGTCCAGGAGACACTGGTGCGGGCGTGGCGCAATCCGGACGTGCTGGTCAACGGCAAGGGCTCGGTCCGCGGCTGGCTGCTGACCGTGGCCCGCAACATCATCACCGACCGGTTCCGGGCGAAGTCGGCGCGGCCGCCGGAGGTGCCAGAGGTGCCGGAGAAGCCGCCGGTGCAGCGCGACCACGCGGATTCGGTGGTGGATTCGGTGGTGGTGCTCGAGGCACTGGACCAGCTCTCGGCCGACCACCGGGACGTGCTGGTGAAGATCTACTTCGAAGGGCGCAGCGTGAGCGAGGCGGCGGCGGCGCTCGGGGTGGCACCGGGCACGGTGAAATCGAGATCGCACTACGCACTGCGAACATTGCGGAACACGTCGCTGGGACGGCAGCTGGCGCTGAAGGGGGTGGCCGGATGA
- a CDS encoding DUF4239 domain-containing protein: protein MNIVLSGVLWVAGAAVVAGVTAYLVRRFGLDEGRPGNNDAAGQVFTIVAGLHVVLVAFVLISLYDGVAAVSEKSYEEADGLVAVAWAADSLPGPVAEQARRSAAEYASTVTNEEWPKLRAGEPVPKTAERQLEELRVAIVETEIPEDEFSVGRKTEALDKLWEVYQARQARLNGTDTAGVGAVVWFVLVLGSVITVLLPNLFGGTKLLTHVIIVSTLAGTITLLLFAIYQLQNPFGGGAKVEPDAFRWAVDRLA, encoded by the coding sequence ATGAACATCGTTCTGAGCGGCGTGTTGTGGGTCGCCGGCGCCGCGGTCGTCGCGGGGGTGACCGCGTATCTGGTGCGGCGGTTCGGGCTGGACGAGGGCCGCCCCGGCAACAACGACGCGGCCGGGCAGGTGTTCACCATCGTCGCCGGTCTCCACGTGGTTTTGGTGGCCTTCGTGCTCATTTCGCTCTACGACGGGGTGGCCGCGGTCAGCGAGAAGTCCTACGAGGAGGCCGACGGCCTGGTGGCGGTCGCCTGGGCGGCGGACTCGCTGCCGGGGCCGGTGGCCGAGCAGGCGCGGCGGTCCGCCGCCGAGTACGCCTCGACGGTGACCAACGAGGAGTGGCCGAAGCTGCGGGCGGGGGAGCCGGTGCCCAAGACGGCCGAGCGCCAGCTGGAGGAACTCCGCGTGGCGATCGTCGAGACCGAGATCCCGGAGGACGAGTTCTCGGTCGGCCGCAAGACCGAGGCGCTGGACAAGCTGTGGGAGGTCTACCAGGCACGCCAGGCGCGGCTGAACGGGACGGACACGGCGGGCGTCGGGGCGGTGGTCTGGTTCGTGCTGGTGCTGGGCAGCGTGATCACGGTGCTGCTGCCGAACCTGTTCGGCGGGACCAAACTGCTCACGCACGTGATCATCGTGTCCACCCTGGCCGGGACGATCACGCTGTTGTTGTTCGCCATCTACCAGCTGCAAAACCCCTTCGGCGGTGGCGCGAAGGTGGAGCCGGACGCCTTCCGCTGGGCCGTGGACCGGCTGGCCTGA
- a CDS encoding ROK family transcriptional regulator, producing MLREINDRAAIDTLLREGPLTRSDLEYVIGLSKPATAQLLTRLEQDGIVVKDGVRGGGRGPRAQLWSVNGAVAHVAAVDLTPHGAEFAIADITGKVLTEYSAPLPVEAGADVAGAFREATVAATASANLALDDLKHVVIGAQGALNPKTGHLESAPHLPGWSGFDLPGKLSEALGVGVTIENDVNLVALEEMISGEAAELRDFVLVWLSEGVGGAVVVGRRLLRGATGGGGEIDWLRIPGTDGGESGRFGDLVDSPAIVELAARHGFRGDTGWAVVGEAVRSGQDGQAFLAALARRVAMGVANVVSVVDPETVLLCGEVSRAGGAVLAGLVAGELHQLVIPRTPVGLASVPGNPVRAGALHSALSVVREQLFGLAPATAVPIS from the coding sequence CTGCTGCGCGAGATCAACGACCGCGCCGCGATCGACACGTTGCTGCGCGAAGGGCCGCTGACCAGATCCGACCTGGAGTACGTGATCGGCCTGTCCAAGCCGGCCACCGCCCAGCTGCTGACCCGCCTGGAGCAGGACGGGATCGTGGTCAAGGACGGCGTGCGCGGGGGCGGGCGCGGCCCGCGGGCCCAGCTCTGGTCGGTCAACGGCGCGGTGGCGCACGTGGCCGCGGTCGACCTGACCCCGCACGGCGCCGAGTTCGCCATCGCCGACATCACCGGCAAGGTGCTCACCGAGTACAGCGCGCCGCTGCCGGTCGAGGCCGGTGCCGACGTGGCGGGTGCCTTCCGCGAGGCGACGGTCGCGGCGACGGCGAGCGCGAACCTGGCGCTGGACGACCTCAAGCACGTGGTGATCGGCGCGCAGGGCGCGCTCAACCCGAAGACCGGGCACCTGGAGTCCGCGCCGCACCTGCCCGGCTGGTCCGGGTTCGACCTGCCGGGCAAGCTCAGCGAAGCGCTCGGGGTCGGCGTGACCATCGAGAACGACGTGAACCTGGTGGCGCTGGAGGAAATGATCTCCGGTGAGGCCGCCGAGCTGCGTGACTTCGTGCTGGTCTGGCTCAGCGAAGGCGTCGGTGGCGCGGTGGTCGTCGGCAGGCGGCTGCTGCGTGGCGCCACCGGTGGCGGCGGTGAGATCGACTGGCTGCGCATCCCGGGCACCGACGGCGGCGAAAGCGGGCGCTTCGGCGACCTGGTCGACTCGCCCGCCATCGTCGAACTGGCCGCACGCCACGGTTTCCGCGGTGACACCGGCTGGGCGGTGGTCGGTGAGGCTGTCCGAAGTGGACAGGACGGGCAGGCGTTCCTGGCCGCCTTGGCCCGCCGCGTGGCCATGGGCGTGGCCAATGTGGTCAGTGTGGTCGACCCGGAAACCGTGCTGCTGTGCGGGGAAGTCAGCCGCGCGGGTGGTGCGGTGCTGGCCGGGCTGGTCGCCGGAGAACTGCACCAGCTGGTCATCCCGCGTACGCCGGTCGGCCTGGCCTCGGTGCCCGGCAACCCGGTGCGGGCGGGCGCGCTGCACTCGGCGCTGTCCGTGGTGCGTGAGCAGTTGTTCGGCCTGGCGCCGGCCACGGCCGTCCCCATCTCCTGA